A genomic region of Candidatus Methylomirabilota bacterium contains the following coding sequences:
- a CDS encoding 3-hydroxyacyl-ACP dehydratase FabZ family protein, which translates to MRFLFVDRIIAVEPDFAIETLRNVSATEDVFADHFPGCPILPGALVVEAFAQAAQLLIGLTSDFTRVGRLVRLTRGSFRHFVRPGDQLRIRCERRGGGGAWVVAATADVAERRVATATLEYEVEDARPGTDTGAEAARLRALADEIQRSPLDLTSRGDRA; encoded by the coding sequence ATGAGGTTCCTCTTCGTCGATCGCATCATCGCCGTCGAGCCCGACTTCGCCATCGAGACCTTGCGGAACGTGAGCGCCACCGAAGACGTCTTCGCCGATCATTTTCCGGGATGCCCGATCCTGCCGGGGGCGCTCGTCGTCGAGGCCTTCGCCCAGGCGGCGCAGCTCCTCATCGGGCTCACGTCCGACTTCACCCGGGTGGGACGGCTGGTCCGGCTGACGCGCGGCTCCTTCCGTCACTTCGTGCGTCCCGGCGATCAGCTCCGGATCCGGTGTGAGCGCCGCGGGGGCGGTGGCGCGTGGGTCGTGGCGGCGACGGCGGACGTCGCCGAGCGTCGGGTGGCGACGGCGACGCTCGAGTACGAGGTGGAGGACGCGAGGCCGGGGACCGACACGGGCGCGGAAGCGGCGCGGCTCCGTGCGCTCGCGGACGAGATCCAGCGGTCGCCGCTCGACCTGACCTCGCGAGGGGATCGGGCGTGA
- a CDS encoding phosphopantetheine-binding protein: MEPDTTKIWTRSEVRVSVGKTIVESLGVDEAAVTDGAALIRDLGAESIDFLDMSFKCQQTFGVDLPVRLIQDRRIEWRDLGVLAQVLQSRYGIAVPSEELRTVSPATVGAVLEHVAAKHGVARAPGDAQEVVRALAERMLADLDGTPLDLSDLTVERFAGYLNENLHAPAAVEAVLNRFTVRAVTEYIVRQLAAGSRLAPGA, encoded by the coding sequence ATGGAGCCGGATACGACCAAGATCTGGACACGCTCGGAGGTACGCGTCAGCGTCGGCAAGACCATCGTCGAGTCGCTCGGCGTGGACGAGGCGGCGGTGACCGACGGCGCGGCGCTGATCCGCGACCTGGGCGCGGAGTCCATCGACTTCCTCGACATGAGCTTCAAGTGCCAGCAGACGTTCGGCGTGGACCTGCCGGTCCGGCTGATCCAGGACCGCCGGATCGAGTGGCGCGACCTCGGCGTGCTCGCCCAGGTGTTGCAGAGCCGGTACGGAATCGCCGTGCCCTCCGAGGAGCTGCGCACCGTGTCACCCGCCACCGTCGGGGCGGTGCTGGAGCACGTGGCGGCCAAGCACGGCGTCGCGCGCGCCCCGGGCGACGCGCAGGAGGTGGTTCGCGCGCTCGCCGAGCGGATGCTCGCGGATCTCGACGGCACGCCACTCGATCTCTCCGATCTCACTGTGGAGCGCTTCGCCGGGTACCTGAACGAGAACCTGCACGCGCCGGCCGCGGTCGAGGCCGTGCTGAACCGGTTCACGGTGCGGGCGGTGACGGAATACATCGTGCGCCAGCTGGCCGCGGGCTCGCGCCTCGCGCCGGGAGCCTGA